A window of the Lactuca sativa cultivar Salinas chromosome 7, Lsat_Salinas_v11, whole genome shotgun sequence genome harbors these coding sequences:
- the LOC111906024 gene encoding phospholipase A(1) DAD1, chloroplastic, translating into MKGVIGMVKPCNLAGASSLVGEMSQCTTSMKHRTKQLSHCNTSMKHRTRQLSVKNSWNSESGQPRVTNHVAKLGQKWREYQGIKNWEGLLDPLDDRLRHEILRYGDFVEAAYRSFEFDTSSPDYAMSKYSQNSLLDRCGLGGSGYMVTKNLHATCGVQLPSWIESKASVNSSWIGYVAVCNDEEEIARLGRRDVVIAYRGTATCLEWVENLRATLTSLPNDVAGERKRAMVQKGFLSMYTTATTTCPSLRDMVREEILRIIETYGNEPLSVTITGHSLGAALATLTAYDITSKFKHSPMVTVVSFGGPRVGNRNFRSQLENSGTRILRIVNSTDVITKVPGFLVDGSTTNDVSKSEVHGSGWPGWLQKRVDESDWFRYADVGKELRLSSNASPYLTRTNFATCHDLKTYLHLVDGFVSSTCPFRATAKRLIAGTKHEKQQILVR; encoded by the coding sequence ATGAAGGGTGTGATTGGCATGGTTAAACCATGCAACCTAGCCGGAGCCTCTAGCCTTGTTGGTGAGATGTCACAGTGTACGACAAGCATGAAACATCGGACGAAGCAGTTATCACACTGTAATACTAGCATGAAGCATCGAACCAGGCAGCTAAGTGTAAAGAATTCTTGGAATAGCGAGTCCGGTCAACCACGGGTAACGAACCACGTGGCGAAATTGGGTCAGAAGTGGAGAGAGTATCAAGGGATCAAGAATTGGGAAGGATTGCTTGACCCTCTCGACGATAGGCTCCGGCACGAGATTCTCAGATATGGGGATTTTGTGGAGGCAGCATACAGGAGTTTCGAATTTGACACGTCGTCGCCGGATTACGCAATGTCTAAGTACTCGCAAAACTCACTGTTGGATAGATGTGGATTAGGGGGAAGTGGGTATATGGTGACTAAAAATCTGCATGCCACGTGTGGGGTTCAGCTACCAAGTTGGATTGAAAGCAAGGCTTCGGTGAATTCCAGTTGGATTGGTTACGTGGCTGTTTGCAACGATGAGGAAGAGATCGCTCGATTGGGCAGAAGGGACGTGGTGATTGCCTACAGGGGAACCGCCACGTGTCTTGAGTGGGTTGAGAATCTACGTGCCACTTTGACATCATTGCCAAATGATGTCGCAGgtgagagaaaaagagcaatggTACAAAAAGGTTTTCTTAGTATGTACACAACAGCCACCACCACGTGTCCAAGCTTACGAGATATGGTGAGGGAAGAGATATTGAGGATCATCGAAACCTACGGGAACGAGCCTCTTAGTGTCACCATCACCGGCCACAGCCTTGGTGCGGCGTTAGCCACCCTCACAGCCTACGACATAACCTCCAAATTCAAGCACTCACCAATGGTAACCGTCGTTTCATTCGGAGGGCCACGTGTCGGAAACCGAAACTTCCGATCACAGCTTGAAAACAGCGGCACCCGAATCCTCAGAATCGTGAACTCAACCGATGTGATCACGAAAGTCCCAGGATTCTTGGTTGACGGTAGCACCACCAACGACGTGTCGAAATCAGAAGTTCACGGCTCCGGGTGGCCAGGGTGGCTGCAAAAGCGAGTGGACGAAAGCGACTGGTTCAGATACGCTGACGTGGGCAAAGAGCTTCGGCTTAGCAGCAATGCATCGCCTTACCTTACAAGAACCAACTTTGCCACATGTCACGACCTAAAGACTTATCTCCACTTAGTGGATGGTTTCGTGAGTTCCACGTGTCCATTTAGAGCCACAGCAAAAAGATTAATAGCGGGAACGAAACACGAGAAGCAACAAATCTTGGTTAGATGA